AAAGAATTAGGCATAAAGCCAGAACAAACTCAATCAAAATCAAAAATCATTGAAATCCCAGTTTGCTATGAAACAGATTATGCCCCTGACATCGAATCTCTTGCTCAAGATTTAAAATTAAGTCAAGAAGATATCATTTCTTTACATACTAGTCAGACTTATGATGTTTATATGATGGGCTTTTTGCCTGGATTTCCTTATTTGGGTAAATTACCAAAAGAATTAGAATGTAAACGAAAATCAACTCCACGAAAGTTCGTAAAATCTGGAAGTGTGGGATTAGCAGGTATTCAAACTGGAATTTACCCTAGCGAGGCACCGGGTGGTTGGCAATTGATTGGTCAAACACCTTTAAAAATATTTAACTCAAGAAAAGAAGAGCCTTTTTTATTAAAAATGGGTGATCTGGTTAAGTTTTATACTATTTCTGCCACAGAATTTAAAAAGATTCAAGATGAAGCAAAGTGAACTGACCTTAATATTTTTGAAAGCAGGAATGCAAACAACCGTTCAAGATCAAGGAAGAGCAGGTCTGCAACATTTGGGAGTTCCAATTGGAGGAGCGTTAGATAAACGTTCTGCCGAATTGGCTAATTATTTGGTTGGTAACAATCAACAAACCCCCGTGCTAGAAATAACCATGATGGGGCCTGAAATTCTATTTGATACAGATGCTTTAGTGGCTGTAACGGGAGCACAGTTTGATATTTACATTGATAATAGAATTGTAAAAAATGAAGAAGCCTTTCATGTGAAAAGTGGTACGATTGTTAGGTTCGGACAGTTAAATTATGGATGCAGGGCTTATATGGCCGTTGCAGGTAAATGGAACGCCAAGAAATGGAAAGGAAGTGCTAGCCCTATTTTGCAAGCAGCTGAAGCAACACCCGATAGTATAATAAAAAAAGGCTCTAAATTGAAAATTGAATCAGCACATTTGAACAAAAACGGAACTTTAGACAAAAATACTTCAACTCCCCCTTTAGCCAATAAAATAAGATTAAAAGTAAAAGCTGGACCTGAATTTGAAAACATTTCAAGGACTGCGATCGCAAAGTTCTTTGGCCAAGGTCACCTGATCACTCAAGATGCCAACAGAATGGGCTATAGATTAAAAACAGAACTAACCGCATTAGAAGAAAAGAAAGAAATGATTTCCTCGGGTATTATTCCGGGAACTGTCCAGCTTACAAGTAGTGGTCAGCCCATCATACTACTAAATGATGCGCAAACGACAGGTGGATATCCTAGAATTGTGAATATAATTGCTAAGGACTTAGATCAAATAGCGCAATTAAAACCTGGTGATGAAATCTGGTTTAGTCTTGAATGAAATAAACGTTCAAAAAAAAGCTATTTAGTCAGATGACTCGTCCTTTTTGAACAACTTCTTAATTCGTTTAAATAATCCTTGATTTTGCTTTCCCTCCTCTTCAAAATTTTTACTTTTTTCCTTGTCAGGATTTGTGAAGAGCTTTTTTAGAAATCCATCTTCCTTAATAGGAGGACAGTCCATCAAGCCCTTTGCTTCTTCTGATATACTGGGATATTTGCTCTTACTGTAATGATTTAAGCTAGCATCAGCATTTACTTTTTGCATCCATAATCCGAAAATGGGTAAAGCAGAATTAGCGCCCTGTCCAATTGATGTACTTCTAAAACCAATACTTCCTATGTCTGTCCCTGCCCAACTTAGCACCACCAGATTTGGTAAAAGTCCTACAAACCAACCGTCTCTATTATTTTGAGTGGTTCCAGTTTTACCTGCTATATCATTATTCAATTTATATCTCCATCTCAATCTTGATGCAGTGCCTGAATTGACAACTTCTTGCATCATTTTTAAAATCATTTCTTGATTAAGTGTGGAAAACGCTTTTTCATTTTGCTTCTCTGGCTCAAATTCTGCCAATACAGTTCCTGAACTATTAGTAATCTTTTGTATAAAAAATGGTTCTGAAGATTTGCCATCATTTAAAAAAGAAGAATAGGCTTTTGCTAATTCAAGCATGGTAAGCTCTGCAGTTCCTAGTGCCAATGAAGGGACTTCGGGCAATTTAGATTCTATTCCAACATTTTCAGCAAACTCTAGTAATGATGGAATACCAGTCTCTTCTAATATTTTGACAGAGACAGTATTCATGGATTTCCTTAGCGCTTCCTGCATATTAACATTTACATATGTGTAATCCTCATCATCGCTATTTGTTGGTTTCCATCCTTCCAAGTTTTCATATGCAACTGCACTGGCAGGAAAGTACTCACAGGGTTTCACTCCATTCTCCAATGCATTTAAATACACAAAAGGCTTAAAAGTAGAACCAAGCTGTCTTCTACTTTGTGAAACATGGTCATATTTGAAGTATTCAAAATCAATTCCTCCTATCCAGGTTTTAACAGCCCCGGTTTTCGGTTCCATTGCTAAGAATCCAGCTTGCAACGTTTTTAATGCATGCTGAATGCTATCAATAACACTCATAGTTTGTACTTCAGCACCCGACCAGTTGAAAACTTGCATTTTCTTTTTCTCCCTCAATATTTGTTGAATTTCCTGCTCGGCTTTCCCTTGTGATTTTAAGGCTTTATAATGGTGAGTTCTTTGAATATGCTTTTGATAAACTTCTTTCTTTTTCCAAGGCGCAAGATTGCCCCAATTTTCTTCGAAAGCTTTTTGTAAATTCTGCATATGCGTTTTCATAGCAGTTTCAGCGTATAACTGCATCCTTTTATTTAAGGTAGTATGAATTGTTAAACCATCTCCATATATATCAAGTGATTCGCCAGTTTCCTTTTCATATTTTTCAGCCCATGAAATCAGGTTCTTCCTTACTTGTTCCCTAAAATAAGGAGCGATCCCCTTGTCCGCCTTCATAGGACGGTAATCTAATTCAATATCTTCCTTAACAGCCTTTAAGTATGTCTCTTCACTTATTTTATCATACTTTTTCATTTGGGACAGAACAATATTTCTTCTATCTATACTATTCTCTGGAAATATTCTTGGATTGAATGTGTAAGTAGCTTTCAAACTTCCTACTAAAATGGCCGATTCGCTTAAATCTAACTTATTTACTGGCTTGTTAAAAAAAGTGCGTGAAGCGGCCTCAATGCCGAAAGTATTATCTGGAAAACTAACTGTATTTAAATATAAAGTTAGTAGATCCTCTTTAGAATATATTTGCTCCAACTCTTGAGCAATAATGGCTTCCTTGATTTTGATTACAAGAATCTCAAATTTATTCGAATATTCACGAGGAAATAAATTCTTTACCAACTGTTGAGATAAGGTGCTCCCACCTCCGCCCGATCGATCTTGTAGAATTATAGTTTTCACTAAAACTCGTAGCAAACTTCGATAATCAATACCTGAATGCTCGAAAAAACGGATATCTTCTGTTGCAACTAAAGCATCGACAAGATGGTCTGGAAAATCAGTAAATTCTACATTAGAGCGAAAATTACGATAAAGGAAGCCAATATTTTCCCCATTCTCATCCACAATTTCTGTAGCTTGAGAATTTTTAATATTAGTCAAAAACTCTTCATTTGGTAATTTTCCAAACAGGCCAGATTTGATACTATAGAAAAACAAAACTAGTAGTAAAAACCCGAAGCCAATCAGCAAGGATATGTATTTGATAATTTTGTTCTTTAGACTCTTTTTTCTTTTCTTCTTTGGCATGCTGTTGAATTATCCTGCGAAGAACGGAAAAACAGCTCAAAAAGTGTAATGAAAATGTCATAAAGGGCGAAAAATCAAACAAAACCTGTGATATTTCATTAATTCAAAAAAGAAAGATTGTATGTTTGTACACTCAAAAAAGGAAGAATACTGTGAGTAAAACCATAAGAATAGGCGGAGTACCAGAACATTACAATACACCAATCCACCTAGCAATAGAATCCGGAGCCATTAAGAATGAAGGCTTACAAATTGAATGGATAACATTTGAAGGAGGCACAGGCGAAATGAGAGAAGCACTCATCAATAATGAAGTTGATATTTGTGCTATTTTAACAGAAGGTATAGTGAGTGGGATTTTACAAGGTGTGCCTGCCAAAATCATCAGCGGTTATGTAAAAAGCCCACTAATTTGGGGCATACATAGCGGAACAGAAAATCCGATAAGAGACCATAAAGAGATTTACGATAAGCAGTTTGCCATTAGTAGAATTGGATCCGGTTCACACTTAATGCCAATAGTAGATGCTTTAAATAATGATAAAAAATTAGAGGAATCGCAGTTCAAAATTATCCAAAACCTAAAAGGCGCATTAGCATCACTTCAAAAGCAGGAAACAGATGTTTTTTATTGGGAAAAGTACACCACCAAGCCTTATGTTGAAAGAGGAGAATTGAAACGTATCGGTGAATATGTAACGCCTTGGCCCTGCTTCGTATTAGCAGCACATACTGAAATCATTAATGAAAGGCCCAAGGATATATCAAGAGTACTACGGCAAATACAACGTACTTCTGCCATGTTTATGGAAAATGAAGACGCAGTAAACATGGTTAGTGAACGATTCAAAATTAAAAAAGAAGACGCTGCCAAATGGTATCATGCTACTGAATGGGCTACGGACGGCTGGGTTAGTAATAAGATGCTAAAAAATGTAGTATACACCTTAAAAGAAGCTAATATAATTGATGAAATGGCGGATACTGAACAACTCGTTTGGCAACGGAATAGTATTTAAAAGTACAGAACACAGAAAAGCAAGCCGGATGATTAAGACTAGTAATTTCAATAAGATTAATATATAATTATGAGCAAAGCAGAAATAGTAACGAGCAAAGGCACATTAAAAATTGAATTTTATGATGATGCCACACCCAATACGGTAAAAAACTTTCACAAATTGGCAAAAGAAGGATTTTATGATGGTTTAACTTTCCATAGAGTGATTCCCGATTTTGTCGTACAAGGTGGTTGTCCTGATGGAACAGGTGCTGGTGGCCCCGGGTACTCCATTGACTGTGAAACAGATGGAGACAAGCAACATCATGAAAAAGGAGTTTTATCAATGGCGCATGCTGGAAAAAACACGGGAGGTTCTCAATTCTTTATCTGTCATAGCAGACAAAATACTCAACATTTGGACGGCAAGCACACTGCCTTTGGAAAAGTGTATGAAGGTTTAGATATCATTGATGAAATTCGTCAAGGGGATGTGATGGAGAAAGTGACGATTTTGGAGTAAGAAGCTCGAAGTAGGAAGTTAAAAATACTTCCTACTTCTAACTTCCAGCTTCCAACTAATTGCTTTCTAAAAT
This is a stretch of genomic DNA from Marivirga harenae. It encodes these proteins:
- a CDS encoding biotin-dependent carboxyltransferase family protein, translating into MKQSELTLIFLKAGMQTTVQDQGRAGLQHLGVPIGGALDKRSAELANYLVGNNQQTPVLEITMMGPEILFDTDALVAVTGAQFDIYIDNRIVKNEEAFHVKSGTIVRFGQLNYGCRAYMAVAGKWNAKKWKGSASPILQAAEATPDSIIKKGSKLKIESAHLNKNGTLDKNTSTPPLANKIRLKVKAGPEFENISRTAIAKFFGQGHLITQDANRMGYRLKTELTALEEKKEMISSGIIPGTVQLTSSGQPIILLNDAQTTGGYPRIVNIIAKDLDQIAQLKPGDEIWFSLE
- a CDS encoding transglycosylase domain-containing protein, with translation MPKKKRKKSLKNKIIKYISLLIGFGFLLLVLFFYSIKSGLFGKLPNEEFLTNIKNSQATEIVDENGENIGFLYRNFRSNVEFTDFPDHLVDALVATEDIRFFEHSGIDYRSLLRVLVKTIILQDRSGGGGSTLSQQLVKNLFPREYSNKFEILVIKIKEAIIAQELEQIYSKEDLLTLYLNTVSFPDNTFGIEAASRTFFNKPVNKLDLSESAILVGSLKATYTFNPRIFPENSIDRRNIVLSQMKKYDKISEETYLKAVKEDIELDYRPMKADKGIAPYFREQVRKNLISWAEKYEKETGESLDIYGDGLTIHTTLNKRMQLYAETAMKTHMQNLQKAFEENWGNLAPWKKKEVYQKHIQRTHHYKALKSQGKAEQEIQQILREKKKMQVFNWSGAEVQTMSVIDSIQHALKTLQAGFLAMEPKTGAVKTWIGGIDFEYFKYDHVSQSRRQLGSTFKPFVYLNALENGVKPCEYFPASAVAYENLEGWKPTNSDDEDYTYVNVNMQEALRKSMNTVSVKILEETGIPSLLEFAENVGIESKLPEVPSLALGTAELTMLELAKAYSSFLNDGKSSEPFFIQKITNSSGTVLAEFEPEKQNEKAFSTLNQEMILKMMQEVVNSGTASRLRWRYKLNNDIAGKTGTTQNNRDGWFVGLLPNLVVLSWAGTDIGSIGFRSTSIGQGANSALPIFGLWMQKVNADASLNHYSKSKYPSISEEAKGLMDCPPIKEDGFLKKLFTNPDKEKSKNFEEEGKQNQGLFKRIKKLFKKDESSD
- a CDS encoding peptidylprolyl isomerase, with amino-acid sequence MSKAEIVTSKGTLKIEFYDDATPNTVKNFHKLAKEGFYDGLTFHRVIPDFVVQGGCPDGTGAGGPGYSIDCETDGDKQHHEKGVLSMAHAGKNTGGSQFFICHSRQNTQHLDGKHTAFGKVYEGLDIIDEIRQGDVMEKVTILE
- the pxpB gene encoding 5-oxoprolinase subunit PxpB → MEIIAYGDNALLINFEQKIDSETHQLVKSYHNAIINIEEVVYQIPAYCSITVVFDNESINFEILKDKIKELGIKPEQTQSKSKIIEIPVCYETDYAPDIESLAQDLKLSQEDIISLHTSQTYDVYMMGFLPGFPYLGKLPKELECKRKSTPRKFVKSGSVGLAGIQTGIYPSEAPGGWQLIGQTPLKIFNSRKEEPFLLKMGDLVKFYTISATEFKKIQDEAK
- a CDS encoding substrate-binding domain-containing protein translates to MSKTIRIGGVPEHYNTPIHLAIESGAIKNEGLQIEWITFEGGTGEMREALINNEVDICAILTEGIVSGILQGVPAKIISGYVKSPLIWGIHSGTENPIRDHKEIYDKQFAISRIGSGSHLMPIVDALNNDKKLEESQFKIIQNLKGALASLQKQETDVFYWEKYTTKPYVERGELKRIGEYVTPWPCFVLAAHTEIINERPKDISRVLRQIQRTSAMFMENEDAVNMVSERFKIKKEDAAKWYHATEWATDGWVSNKMLKNVVYTLKEANIIDEMADTEQLVWQRNSI